The Elusimicrobiota bacterium region AGACGACCTGGCTCAACGGCGCGTTCTCGAAGAAGCGCACGTAGGCCAGCCCGTGCCGGCGCAGCGCGCCGTAGCGGTCGAGCTGCCCGTGCTGGTTGCCGAGCCAGCAGAACGGGCGGTCGCTGCGCGGCGCGTCGCGCAGCAGCGCGTCGGGGACCTGGTAGTGCTTGCGGTAGACGATGCTGAAGACGGCGGCGTAGGCCTTCCAGTCGCCCTCGCGGTACTGCTCGAGCGTGCGCAGGGTGCGCCGCGTCGTGAAATGGCCGAGCAGGTTGGCCACGTATCGTGCGTCGATGCGCGCGGGGTTGGAATCCCGCTCCGGCCCCTCGTAGAGGATGAGCACGGAGGGCCCGGCGGCCAGCTGCGGCGCGGGCGCCGGGCCGGCACCGCGGGCTGCCAGCGCCGCGGTCAGCAGGACAGCGCTGATCAAAGTGCTAATCAAGGAAATCCAGGATGTGCTTGACGATGCGCAGCCCGGCGCGGCCGTCGCCGAACGGGTTGCGGACCGCACGGCGCCGGCCTTGCGCGAGGAAGCGGCGCGCGGTCCGCACGATCCTGGCCTGATCCGTGCCGGCCAAGGCCGCCAAGCCCGTGCGCAGCACCTCGGGACGCTCAGTGACCTCGCGCAGGATCACGACGGGCACGCCCAAGCTCGGCGCCTCCTCCTGCACGCCGCCCGAGTCGCTCAAGATCAGATCGCAGGCTTTGGCCGTGTGGATGAAGACCGGATAGCTCATCGGCGGCGTCAGTAGGATGCGCGGGTGGGCTAGGTGCTTCTCGGCCGGGCTGCGCACGTTCGGGTTCGGGTGGACCGGATAGATCAAGCGCAGCCGCGGCTGCTCGCTCAGCAGCTGCCTGACGGCGGCGAACACCTCGCGCACGGGCGCGCCGAAGCTCTCGCGCCGGTGCATCGTCATGAGGACCTTCGGGCCGTCGCAGGCCAGGAACCGCTCGAGAGGCGCCGGAAAGTCGGCCGGCTTGCGCTTGAGCAGCCACTGTACGGCGTCGACCACGGTGTTTCCCGTGACGTGGATCTTGCGCGCGGGCAAGCCTTCCGCTAGCAGGTTGGCGCGGCTCCCGCGCGTCGGCGCGAACATGAGATCGGCCACGCGGTCGATCAAGACGCGGTTGCCTTCCTCGGGGAACGGCCGCGTCAGGTCGAAGGAGCGCAGCCCGGCCTCGACGTGTCCGACCGGCACGCGCTGATAGAACGAACAGAGCGCGGCGCCGAGCGCGGTCGTGGTGTCGCCCTGGACGAGAACGAGCGCCGGTTTCTCCCGGCGCAGCACCGGCGCCAGACGTTCGATGCTCCGAGAGAGGACCTGGGCGGGCGTCTGGTCGCGGCGCATGAGGTCGAGGTCGTAATCGAGCTTGAGCCCGAAGGTCTCGATCATCTGGTCCATGAGCCCGCGGTGCTGCGCCGTGCCGACGACCGTCGCGCGCAGGCGCGGGGAGGACCGCAGCGCGGCCACGACCGGAACCATCTTGACGACTTCGGGGCGGGTTCCTACGACGACCAGGATGTTTGGGCGAGCCATTGAGGACGTGGTCAGTTTAGCAAATCGGCTTTTCCAGCGGACCATATAGTATGACTACCTGACCGAAACGGCCTACCCCAAGAGCAGCCAGCGGGGGCTGACTCTCCGCGTCAATAATCCGGAGCGGGCTTTTTGAGGAGGAAGAGGGCGGCGCTCTATTTCGGAGCCAGGAACACGTGAATGGCGCGGACCTTCCTGCCTTCCATGATGATGCTTATGGGGTCTCCCGATTTGAAATCGGCGAGCGTGATTCCCTTGTGATTGCTCCCCTTGTCCAGTTGGGTCCCGGCGGACAGAGCGAATCTCCTGGTCTTCCCCGTTTCGGTTCTGACTACGAGCTTCCGGTTCTCCGCGTCGACCGAGCGCACCGTCCCGAACAGCTTGGTCCTGGTGGCGGCTTTCTGCGCCTGCCTGACCCCGGCGGACTGCTGGATCGCGGCGGGTTGGGCTTGCGAGCCTTGTCTCTCCCCTGCGCCCGCGGTTTGAAACAGCAGGCAAAAAAAGACGGCGGCGGCTATTTCCAGAGTTGCCACCAATCCTTCCCCGGCTGGGGAACCGTGGCGGCCTCGTGCGTCCGCGGCGCTTGGGGATTGCTCGCCGTCGCCGCCTGCGGCGCGCCGGGCTTAAGCATCATGGGCTTGCCGCAACAGACCGGCGCGGAGCTCTGCGCCTGCCCGTACAACCTCTTGTGGACCTTGGCCACGGCACATTCGTACTCCGGCATATGAGGTTCCTCCTGGTCGGGGATCAACTCTTCGGCGTCACGGCCTTCGGCTGATGGGATGTCGACGGTTGGACCGCAGCAGGTTTCACGGAACATCGCGCCAGCACCATGGGCTTGCCGCAGCATTGCGGCGGCGGCGTCTGCGGCGCACCGCAGGATTCCCTGTGGCCATTATTCACGGCGCACACATATTCCACTGGCATGTCGATCCCTCCTGTTCCGTGTCTTCGGATCATGGTGCGCCCAGCACCTTAAGGACTGTGTCTGCGTCCGGGGCTGTCCTCAGTTGGTAGATCGTCTTGTCGTTGCACATGGTCCTTCTGGCCCACAGCGGGATGTCGTAACCCGGCTCACGGATGGGCCTCAAGAACAGCGCGACGACGAAGATGCGGTTCTCGATGTCCCCCTCCGGTTGCAGTCCGACCGGGGAGATCCCCAGCGCCACGCGTTGCCCTACGGATTCTCTGAGCCGGTGGTGGAGGAAGGCCAATCCTGGATGGTACTCGACGGAGCGAAGATCGAGCCCTTTCTTGAGGCTCTCGGCGATCTTCGCGCTTCTGAGGATGATGTCGCCGGCGCCGTGCAGAGCTTTGGGCACGAGTTCATCGAGGGCGTCCCGCAGCGTCGCAGACTTGAGCGGCAGGATGATCGAGTTCGGGCTGAATCTCGGGGCCTGCTTTTCGCTATCGCCGCGAGCGTGCCCGGGAGTCGCTTCCTGATTTTTGGTCATATGCAAATATGAAATATTGCTTATATGAACATTATAGCATATGATGGTTTGCCGCCGGCTGACGGCAGCCTCCAGCGCGGCCTCTCGCTCCCCGCGTTGGCGCGGCCGCGGTCGAAAATGGTAATAATCTTCAGGGCGCCCGGCGCCCTTGCCGATTTTCATAGAAGGAGCCAGCCATGGCCATCAAGATAGGCAGCCGTTCCCTCACCATCGAGGACGTCGTGCGCGTCGCGCGCCACGGCGAGCCGGTCGAGCTCTCGGCCGAAGCCGTGGAGCGGATCAAGAAGTGCCGCGGCATGCTGGAGAAGAAGATCCAGGCGCGCGAGATCATGTACGGGGTCAACACCGGCATCGGCGAGTTCTCCGAGGTGGTCCTCAACGACGATCAGGTCCAGCAGTTCCAGCGCTACCTCATCTACAACCACGCGGCCGGCATCGGCAAGCCCGCGCCCATCGAGCACGTCCGGGCGGCTCTGCTCTCCCGCATCGCCGTCCACTGCCACGGCCACTCCGGCTGCCGGCCCGAGATCACGCAGACCTACGTCGCGATGCTCAACCAGGGCGTGACCCCCGTGGTGTGCGAGAAAGGCAGCGTGGGCGCCTGCGGCGACCTCTCCCCCATGAGCCAGGCCGCGCTCAGCCTCATGGGCGAGGGCGAGAGCTTCTACCAGGGCCAGCGCATGCCCTCCAAGGACGCCTTCGCCAAGGCCGGCATCCCGGTCCCGGGCCTGCAAGCCCGCGACGGCCTGGCCTCCATCAACGGCTCCAACCTCATCACCGGCATCGGCTGCCTGGCCCTCTACGACGCGGAGCGCTGGGTGAAGCAGGCCGAGATCGCCTGCGCCATGAGCCTGGAAGCCCTCATGGCCAACATGCGGCCCTACGACACCCGCCTGCACGAGCTGCGCGGCTTCCCGGGGGCCGTGACCTGCGCCGCCAACATCCGCTCCGTCATCACGGGCTCCGACCTGGTCACGGGCAAGCTCAAGGTCAAGGTCCAGGACGCCTACTCCATGCGCTCCTCGCCCCAGGTCATCGGCGCCTGCCGCGACCACATCGCCCACACCCGCAGGCAGCTTGAGATCGAACTCAACGGCGTGGCCGACAACCCCATCTTCCTGCCCGAGAGCGACACGGTCCTCACCGGAGCCAACTTCCAAGGCACCCCCGTCAGCATGCCGTTGGACATGCTCGGAGCCGGCGTCACCATGGTCAGCGTCCTCTCCGAGAGGCGCCTCAACCGCCTCCTGAACCCCGCCCTGAGCGTGAAGCTTCCCGCCTTCCTCACCAAGGGCGCGGGGATGTTCTCCGGGCTCATGCTCAGCCAGTACACGGCCGACACCTTGATCGTGGAGCAGCGCATCCTGAGCACGCCCTCCTGCATCCAGTCCATCCCGGCCGCGGCCGACCAGGAGGACTTCGTGAGCATGGGCATGAACGGGGCCCTCAAGACCCGGCAGATCCTGGACAATGCCAACGGCGTGCTGGGCATCGAGCTCATCGCCGCGGCCCAAGCCCTCGACTTCCGCGAGTTCTCGCCCGGCAAGGGCACGCAGGCGGCCAAGGCCGCGGTGCGCAAGGTCGTCGCGCACCTCGACGTGGACCGGCCGCTGTTCACCGACCACAACAACATGATGGCCGCGGTCGGGCGCTGCGAGGTCCTCGATGCGGTCGAAGCCGCCGTCGGGCCGCTCAAGAGCTCCTGGTAGGGTATGCCCACTCATCGCTTGGCAGTCGTTCTGGCCTTATGCCTCAGCGGGACCGCCGCGTCGGCCGGGTCGGTCCAGCCCCCTGTGATTCCCGGTGCGGATCAAGAGGCCGTGATGAGCGCGGTCTGCGGCGCCAAGCCGGCGCAGGACGATAAAGGGAAGTCCATCTGCAAAGCCTGCCCGGCCTACACGACGTTCGGGAAAGACCAGGGCAGCAAAGACAGCTTCGTCCTGAGACGGATCGACCGCGGAGCCTTCACCGCGCCCAAGCCGCAGGCCCTGGCGGTCATGGACGGCTGCGAGCCTCATGCGGCGGATCTCGGCGGGACCGTCCTTTTGGAACGGACCGACCGGGGCTGGCAGCGGCTGGGATACTTCGTCTCCTTCATGCCTTCCAAGTGCGTGCAGCTCGCAGGCAAGGACGGGGCGGGCCCTCTGGTCTGCTCCCAGACCGATGTATACAATGGCGGCCGTTCGGGCACTGGGGTGGAACTCGTGCGATTCAAGGGTCAGACCTTGAGCCGGGAGAACCTGCTCAAAGGGCTGGGCGGGAAGATCACCGGCCTGACCAGCGGCATGAGCGATGACCTCTGCTGGGATTGGACGCTGGGTCTCGGGAAAGACGTCGCTCAGCCCGAGCGCGCCGTCCTGCTGGAGATCCAAGGCTCCAAGCGCCAGCCCAATGACGATGAGTCGGGCTCGGAGATTTGCGAGGGAGATAACGGGTCCGGCGAGAAACGCAGCTTCAGCCTGCGCTACCTCTTCGACGGCGCCGGCATGACCCTCGATCCGAAGAGCCAGGGCCAGATGTCAGGACTCCGGAAGTTCCTCGCTGCGCCGAAGAATAGGGAATAAAGGCTAGAGCGCGTCGAGGAGTTCCGCCAGGAAGGCGGCGCGGTCCCAGGCATCCACGTAGACCGACAGCCCCAGGCGCACCGCCACCAGCTTCAGAGACGGTATCACGGTGACGACCTGGCCCTCGTGGCCCAGCGCGTGGAAGGCGTCCGCCGGGAGGCGCTTGGCGGCATCGGTCTCCCCCCCGAAATCCCGGGAGAGCTTGAGCCACCAGTGCGCGCCGTAGCGTCCGTCCGGCGACTGCGGCGTGGGAGTCCGGCTGTAGGCGACCCAGCCTTCGGGCAGGACCCGGCGGCCGTTCCAGAGCCCGTCCTGGGCGTAGAGCAGGCCGAAGCGCGCCCAGTCCCGGGCCGTCGCGTACATGAACGACGAACCCACCAGGTCGCCCGCCGCGTCCGGCTCGATGAGCGCGCTGCTCATGCCCAGGGGCTCGAAGAGCGCTTGCCGCGGGAAGGCCAGGTAGTCCTCCTGGCGCGCGAACGCGTTGCGCACGACCCGCGAGAGGACGTTGGTGGTCCCGCTCGCGTAGGCCCAGACCGCGCCGGGCGCCGCGCGCAGGCGCTTGGCCGCGGCGAACTCCGCCGCCGCCCCTCCGGAGAAGAGCATCCGCGTCACGTCCGAGAGCGGGTCGCTGTAGACCTCGGCGAAGGCCAGCCCGCTGCGCATGCGCAGAAGATCGTCGAGCGTGATCCTCGAGCGGGGGTCGCCGGGGCCGCTCCACTGAGGCAGGAGGCTCCCGCCTTCCAGGGCCAGGCGCTTCTCGCCCACGAGGATGCCGGCCAAAGCGCTCAGCACGGCCTTGGTCATGGACCAGCCGCACAGCGGCATGTCCGGGCCGAAGCCGGGGGCGTAGCGCTCGGCCAGGAGACGTCCGCCTTGGACCACGAGCGCGGCCCGGGTGCGGCGCAGACGCCGGGGCGAAGGCTCGCTGAACTGCCGCTCCAGGACCCGCGCCAGGGGCCCCGGCCCGGTCACCGGCTGCGCGGGCTCTCCCCCCGGCCAGTCGCCCCTCGGCAGAGGCCCGGCCTCTGGAAGAGAGGCCGGCTCGAGCCTGAGCGCCTGCGCGGCCTTGGTCAGAGTGACTCCCAGGCCGGGCCGGAACACGGCGCGGCGGCCGCAGAGGCCGAAGAGCGACGTCGTGACCTCGCGCCGCTGCCGGTCCACCTCGGCGCGGAAGACCCGCATGATGCGGTACTTGTCGACGGACACGTCCTCGCGTAGCACCGCCTCGGGTCTGCGGCCCGACACGAACACGGCCGAGCCCAGGACCTTGGCCTTGTAGCCGGCCCCGACCGCGGCGATGCGCAGCAGGCGCCGCAGGCCCCAGACGGCCGCCAGAAGCAGGGCGGCCGCTGACCAGAAGACCATGCCCTGTCTCCGCAGGGTCCTACTTCGCCGTGTAGATCTTCTGCCGCGGGAGCTGATCCGGCGGCACGCCCAAAGCCAGGGCGATGTCGCGCAGCTTGGCTTGGATCTTGACCGTGTTCTTGGGGCCCATGCGCAGCAGGTGCTTTTGGGCCGCGTTCAGGTCCTCGAGCTGGACGTCGGGGAGCGGCGCGATGGAGAAGGATATCACCTTCTCCCGCAGAGGGATGTCCCGTTCCACCACCGGCGTCTTGAGCAGCGACTCGATGGCCTTGACCACAGTGGCCTGGAAATCGCGCGGGGGAGCGCTGAGCTCCTTGGAGGCGGCCTGGAAGTAAGGGGTCATCTCCTTGATCAGGGCGGCCGCGGCCTGGGCGTCGACGGAAGCGACCACGCCGGCCACCAGGTCGTAGCGGGCGTAGCTCTTGGGATCGATGAAGAGCGCGCCCTTGACTTTCTTGACCTTGAACTTCTTCCCCGGCGACCAGAATCCCAGGCTGTCCCGCGGGCTGGTCCCGTCCGCGACGCAGAACACCGCGGCGGCCAGGCGGCGCACCAGGTCCTCGGTCTTCAGCCAAGCCGCGAACTTGGGCAGGGAGGAGAGCATCTTCGCCTTCTCGCGGAACACGTCGTCGCTGTGCGCCAGGTCGATGACCGGCGGCGCGGGGATGACCAGCGGCGCCTGGGGCGCGGCGGCCGGTGCCGCCGGGGCCGGAGCGGCCGGCGCCGCGGCCTGCGGAGCCGGCGCGCTGCGGGAGCGCTGCCAGAACAGCGCGCCGCCCACGACCACGCAGGCCGCCACGGCCAATCCGATGAAAAGCCCCTTCTTGTCTCCCACGTTCCCTCCAGAAAAAAGCGCTGCGCCTATCTTATCATAACGCGGCGCGGCCGGACTGACCCCGGACTGCCTGCGCCGCCGCCCGGGATGATACCATGCGGCCATAAACTTGCCTCCGGGCGCGGCCGTAAGGAAATCCGTCCGGCCGGCACCTGCGGAACTTCCGATGCCGCAGGCGCGGGAATCATCTGCGGCGTGGTGGTCTTGAACGGCGCCTTCGCCGCCCTCTTGGACCAGTTGGCGCGCCATGAGCTCCTCCACCGCCACTACGACTCGGCTCCGGGCACGCCGGGCGCGGACGACAACGCCAGCGGCGTCGCCGTGCTGCTGGAGACCGCCCGGCTGCTGCGCGAGCGGCCCTACTCCGGCCGCGCGGTCCGGTTCGTCGCCTTCGACGCGGAGGAGCCGCCGGCCTTCGGGACGCGGGACATGGGCAGCCTGCGCTACGCGGACGACCTCAAGGACAGCGGCGTGCGGACACGGGGGATGATCAACCTGGAGATGGTGGGCTATTTCAACCCCAAGCCTGGGGCGCAGCTCTTCCCGCCCTTCCTCCAGCTCTTCTACCCGGACCGGGGGGATTTCGTGGGCTTGGCCGGGAACCTGCGCAGCCTGGGCCTGGGCCGGGCCTTTGCCCGAGCCTGGAAAGAGGATGGCCGCGTGCTCCTGCTTGCCCGCGACCTTGCCGTTCATCTTCTCCACTATGGTCATCTCCGACCAGCTCAATTTTTGGTACGCGGGCTGTCCGGCTCTCATGCTCTCGGACACGGCCTTCTTCCGCAACTCGAACTACCACGAGTACAGCGACACGCCCGAGAAGCTCGACTACGAGAGGATGGCGGCGCAGACCGAGGCCCTGGCGCGCATCCTGAGCTCCGGGCTCTGAAAAGGCGGCTTAGCTGCTCAACGCCGGCCGCCGTCTCCCGCTCCACCAAGCGGCCGCATAAAAGAAGACGGCGAGCCCGTACATCGCCTTGAATCCCACGATCAAAGTCCCGTACTCGAGCAGGCCGCCGATGACGGAGCCGAGCACGTTGAAGCCCAAGGATTCTCCCGGGGCTCCCGTCCGCTCGAAGAAACGGGCGAAGGCGATGTTGGTGAAGAAGAACGTCGACGAGATGACCAGGGCCGTCAGGGCCCCGTCCCAGAGCGGGCGGGCCAGGAGGCCGGACGGCCAGCAGGCGGCGAGGACGATCGATCCGAACAGCCCAGCCCAGGTCCAGGACTCCCTCGGGGCGAGCCGGTTCTGAAGGCACCAGACCGAGAGCAGGACCATGGTCAGGACCCCGGACACCGCGATGCTGGTGACCAGCCAGGTGGACCCGAACGCCAGCGCGAGACGATTGAGATTCTTGACTTCGAGGAGCAGGAACCCGGCCCCCAGGAGAAAGAAGGTCGCGTTCGAGCGCGTCGCGGCCAGCCGGCTCGGCATGGCGAGGCTCACCCCCGCGATTGAAATCCCCAATATCAAAAGAAGCGCGATCGCGTAGTCGCGCGAGATCGTCCGGTCCTGATAGTACAGAAACGGCCAATCGTCAGTCGGCACCGGCGTGGGCTTGAGCGTCTCGTAGACCCGGTCGATATCGTTGAACCCGGGCATGGTTCGGGATGGGGCCGCGTGCGGCCCGATGACCATGAGATGCCCGCCGTCCCCGTAGCCTCCCGCCGGGTAGTTGTAGATCGCAGGGGGGTGCCCGAAGCCGCCGGCCAGCATGCCCTGCAGCTTCTTGGCCACCCAGGGGCGGCCGACATAGAAGCTCAGGCACAAGACACCGTCCTCTTTCAGCGCCGAGCGGATCTGGCGCATGCTCTCGACGGTGTACATGAAGTTGTCCTGCCGGACGTTCGACAGGCTCGAGAACAGCCGGTGGGAGTCGAGCCAGCCGATGACGACCATGTCGTAGCGGCGTCCGGGGTTCTTCAGGAAGAACCGGGCGTCGTTGAGGAAGACATGGACTCGCGCGTCCGCGTACGGGCGCTCGGGATGTCGACGCAGCCCGATGTCGTAGATGAGAGGATCGAGTTCGACGGCGTCGACGCGCGCGGCGTCGTGGCGCAGGGCGGCGGCCACGTCGTTGCCCGTTCCGGCTCCGAGGACGAGCACCTCGGGGGCAGTCTTGCCCGAGATCTCGTAGGGGAAGTCGTAGATCCGGCCCCAGTCGCGCAACCACGGGTCCCGGCTCGTCCACTGGCGGGAGAGGTTCAGCCCGTATTGATGGTAGTCGTTGTTGACCTCGACACCGAACGACCCGGATCCTGCAGGCGGGATCGCAGAGAGCCTGATCTTGTAGTAGGGCGACCACAGAGAAGTCTTCTGCTGGGCGTGGACGACGACCACCGAGAGGACGGCCAGCAGGCCCGTCGCGGCCAGCGCGCGCCGATGGCGGCGGGCGAGCAGCGCCAGCGCCAGGAAGACGACGATGAACCAAGCGGTGGGCGTCGTCTGCCAGAAGCTGAACAGGCCGAAGAGCGCGGTCCCGAACAGGCTTCCCGCGATGTTGACCGTGTAGCCGCGCAGGGGAGCCAGGCCGTTCATCTCGGCTCCGAGCCGCTGCCCGATGCAGGTGAACAGGCACGCGACGCCGGCATAGACCGCCGGAACGATGAAGAAGCCGTGCGTTGGTCCCTTGGAGGAGAATATGTAGTCGGCGCCGAAGGGACTGGCGATCGTCGCCCCGTCGTAGAGCCGGCACACGAGGATCAGCAGGACGAGGACCGCAGCCGCCCAGCGGGAAAAATCGCGGCGCGAAGACAGCATGCAGCCGAGGCCGAAACCCAGGAAGCAACTGATCAGGATGATGTTCGAGTAGTACGCGGTGATGGAGATGCTGGCTGTGATCCACCGGATCAGGACGAACTCGAGGAACAGCAGGAGGGCGCTGACAATGAACAGGTCGAGGCTCGCGGCGGACTTGTCCCTCATGCGGCTGCGCCGCGGGCCCGGCAGGGGCAATCCAGCCCACGCAGCAGCCCGTAGTCCTGGCTGCTGGAAAAGGCCCGCAGCGCGGCTCTGACGCGTCCGTCGCAGCGGCCGCAGTTCCGGAAGGTCCCCCCCCGCACCGCCAGCCCCTCGGTGTGCAGACCCACGTGGATGGGCAGCCCGGAGCCTTCCAGGCGCGAGACGATGTCCACGATGGACCACAGCCTCGGCGGCTGGTACTTCCTGGAGCGGAACTCCTTCTCCAGAGCCGAGCCGCGCGCCACATAGGTGGGATTGAGATGGGCTTCCATCCCCAGCTTCAGGCGGCGGCCCGTGGCGCGCAGATGCCTCAAAGTCCGGACCGCTTCCGCCACCGCCTGCTCCTCGCTCAGCGCCGCGTCAGGCTTGATGAGCACGTAGGCCTTCAGGCGCACCCCCTTGACCGAGCAGAGCCGGGCCAGCTTCTGGAAGGTCTCCTCGCTCAAGCCTTTGCGCAGCACCTTGTTGCGGATGCGCTCGTTGGCGGTCTCGTAGCCTACGGCCACGGTCAAGCGGCGGCCGCCGAGCCGGGCCTTGAGCCCATCGAGCTCCCAGCCTTCCACGAACTCGGCGCGCGTGTCCAAGGAGACTTCGGCCAGCTCCGGGAAGTCGGACAATCTCTCGAAGAGATGCCAGAGGGCCGCGGTGGGCAAGGTGCGCTGGTCCAGGACCGAGCCCGAATTGTAGACCGTGACGCGGCGGATGCTGCGGCGCTGCCTCGCCGGGATCGCGTCTAGGACATGGTCCACTTGAGCCTTGATGTCGGCCGCGCCGATTGCGGCGTCGCCCGCTGAGAGGGCGGGCAAGGAGCAGAAAGAGCACTGATGGTACCGGCAGCCCTTGGTGTAGAGCGCGAGCACCAGCTCGCGCCCTTGGGGGGTGTTCTGGATGTGATGGTCGATGGGGCGGCGGGGATCGTGGGGCCGCTCAGGTTTCACGACGACGGCCCCCCAACGGAACCGCCGGTCCCCGCGGGGGACCGGCGGTTGCGCAGCACCGAAGGTGCTGCGCTCGTTTGTTTGACTAGCAGTCTGTCCTCAAGGACCAAAGCATCTATCTCGGCGCGCAGGAATGTGGCCAAGGCGTGCGCCGGCGTTCCCACGATGGGCTCGCGGTCGTTGAACGAGGTGTTGATGAGCAAAGGCACCCCGGTCCTGCGGCCGAACTCGCCCAGAAGGGCGTGGAGGCGCGGATGGGCTTGCTGAGAGATGATCTGCGGCCGCGTCGTGCCGTCCTCATGGAGCACTGCCGCGATCCGCTGGCGCGCCCCGGCCTTGACCGGCACGGCGGCCAGCATGAACCGGCAGGGCCCCCGGAGGGCGGGAGGGATGTCGAAGTACTCCGCGGCGTCCTGCTCGCGGACCACCGGGCCATAGGGTCGGAAGGCCTGGCGGTGCTTGACCCGGAGGTTGAGGTGGCCGCGCATGGAGGCCTGGCGCGGGTCGGCGAGCAGGCTGCGGTGGCAGAGGGCCCGCGGCCCCACTTCGCAGGCGCCCTCGTACCAGGCCACGACCTTGCCGGAGGCCAAGAGTCCGGCGGATTCGGCCACCAGCTCGGAGTCGGGCCGGGCCGGGGCTTGCAGCCGGGCCTCGGACAGGGCCTGGGAGACGCTGGCCGCCGGCTCGGCCGGGCCCCGGAAGGCGTGGGTCCACTCCTCCCGTACGGGCTCGGTCCCGGCCAGGCGCGAGCCGACGCAGGCCGCGCCGAAGGCGGTGCCGCAGTCCGTGGCCGCGGGGAAGGCCCAGATCTCGTCGAAGGCTCCGCAGCGGGCGACCGCGGTGTTGGCCAGGCAGTTGAGCGCGACTCCGCCGGCCAGGGCCAGCCGGGGGACCCCGGCCTCCCGGCGCACCCGGCGGGCCAGGCCGCAGAGCGCCTCTTCGGTGAGCTCCTGCAGGGCCGCGGCCGCATCCGCGTGCCGGCGGTCCTCGCCTTGCCAGAGCAGGGGCTCCTGGGGCAGGCGCCGGGGGCCGAGGAGCTCCTCGAAGCCGCGCACGTCGGGAGCGCGGAACCGGGCCAGGGCGGCTTCGACGCGGAAAGTCCCGTCGGCCAGCGGTCTTAGGACCCGGCGCAGAGCCGCGCGGAAGCGTTCCGGGT contains the following coding sequences:
- the wecB gene encoding UDP-N-acetylglucosamine 2-epimerase (non-hydrolyzing), encoding MARPNILVVVGTRPEVVKMVPVVAALRSSPRLRATVVGTAQHRGLMDQMIETFGLKLDYDLDLMRRDQTPAQVLSRSIERLAPVLRREKPALVLVQGDTTTALGAALCSFYQRVPVGHVEAGLRSFDLTRPFPEEGNRVLIDRVADLMFAPTRGSRANLLAEGLPARKIHVTGNTVVDAVQWLLKRKPADFPAPLERFLACDGPKVLMTMHRRESFGAPVREVFAAVRQLLSEQPRLRLIYPVHPNPNVRSPAEKHLAHPRILLTPPMSYPVFIHTAKACDLILSDSGGVQEEAPSLGVPVVILREVTERPEVLRTGLAALAGTDQARIVRTARRFLAQGRRRAVRNPFGDGRAGLRIVKHILDFLD
- a CDS encoding aromatic amino acid ammonia-lyase, which gives rise to MAIKIGSRSLTIEDVVRVARHGEPVELSAEAVERIKKCRGMLEKKIQAREIMYGVNTGIGEFSEVVLNDDQVQQFQRYLIYNHAAGIGKPAPIEHVRAALLSRIAVHCHGHSGCRPEITQTYVAMLNQGVTPVVCEKGSVGACGDLSPMSQAALSLMGEGESFYQGQRMPSKDAFAKAGIPVPGLQARDGLASINGSNLITGIGCLALYDAERWVKQAEIACAMSLEALMANMRPYDTRLHELRGFPGAVTCAANIRSVITGSDLVTGKLKVKVQDAYSMRSSPQVIGACRDHIAHTRRQLEIELNGVADNPIFLPESDTVLTGANFQGTPVSMPLDMLGAGVTMVSVLSERRLNRLLNPALSVKLPAFLTKGAGMFSGLMLSQYTADTLIVEQRILSTPSCIQSIPAAADQEDFVSMGMNGALKTRQILDNANGVLGIELIAAAQALDFREFSPGKGTQAAKAAVRKVVAHLDVDRPLFTDHNNMMAAVGRCEVLDAVEAAVGPLKSSW
- a CDS encoding serine hydrolase → MVFWSAAALLLAAVWGLRRLLRIAAVGAGYKAKVLGSAVFVSGRRPEAVLREDVSVDKYRIMRVFRAEVDRQRREVTTSLFGLCGRRAVFRPGLGVTLTKAAQALRLEPASLPEAGPLPRGDWPGGEPAQPVTGPGPLARVLERQFSEPSPRRLRRTRAALVVQGGRLLAERYAPGFGPDMPLCGWSMTKAVLSALAGILVGEKRLALEGGSLLPQWSGPGDPRSRITLDDLLRMRSGLAFAEVYSDPLSDVTRMLFSGGAAAEFAAAKRLRAAPGAVWAYASGTTNVLSRVVRNAFARQEDYLAFPRQALFEPLGMSSALIEPDAAGDLVGSSFMYATARDWARFGLLYAQDGLWNGRRVLPEGWVAYSRTPTPQSPDGRYGAHWWLKLSRDFGGETDAAKRLPADAFHALGHEGQVVTVIPSLKLVAVRLGLSVYVDAWDRAAFLAELLDAL
- a CDS encoding DUF3014 domain-containing protein; translation: MTIVEKMNGKVAGKQEHAAILFPGSGKGPAQAQAAQVPGQAHEIPPVRVEELEEGREELRPRLGVEIAHHLQVDHPPCPHAAVLEVVRVAQAAHVPRPEGRRLLRVEGDEPDRAAGVGPLAQQPGGLQQHGDAAGVVVRARRARSRVVVAVEELMARQLVQEGGEGAVQDHHAADDSRACGIGSSAGAGRTDFLTAAPGGKFMAAWYHPGRRRRQSGVSPAAPRYDKIGAALFSGGNVGDKKGLFIGLAVAACVVVGGALFWQRSRSAPAPQAAAPAAPAPAAPAAAPQAPLVIPAPPVIDLAHSDDVFREKAKMLSSLPKFAAWLKTEDLVRRLAAAVFCVADGTSPRDSLGFWSPGKKFKVKKVKGALFIDPKSYARYDLVAGVVASVDAQAAAALIKEMTPYFQAASKELSAPPRDFQATVVKAIESLLKTPVVERDIPLREKVISFSIAPLPDVQLEDLNAAQKHLLRMGPKNTVKIQAKLRDIALALGVPPDQLPRQKIYTAK
- a CDS encoding M28 family peptidase, with protein sequence MVISDQLNFWYAGCPALMLSDTAFFRNSNYHEYSDTPEKLDYERMAAQTEALARILSSGL
- a CDS encoding carbamoyltransferase; protein product: MKTILGINAVFHDSSAALLVEGRLRAVAEEERCSRVRHAKRASVDNTPILPYLAIDEALRAAGLDFSRVDEVAYSFDPAARFAALGRLPEDPGIPAGDYGSPEGERRFHDLILLTAGLLKARYGRQVPVRFIPHHDCHMAASYYSCPWDEAALLTVDGIGEDDTVTWGRCGRGGLERLGRLEYPHSLGFLWERVTQWAGLTPNLDEGTTMALAAYGDPERFRAALRRVLRPLADGTFRVEAALARFRAPDVRGFEELLGPRRLPQEPLLWQGEDRRHADAAAALQELTEEALCGLARRVRREAGVPRLALAGGVALNCLANTAVARCGAFDEIWAFPAATDCGTAFGAACVGSRLAGTEPVREEWTHAFRGPAEPAASVSQALSEARLQAPARPDSELVAESAGLLASGKVVAWYEGACEVGPRALCHRSLLADPRQASMRGHLNLRVKHRQAFRPYGPVVREQDAAEYFDIPPALRGPCRFMLAAVPVKAGARQRIAAVLHEDGTTRPQIISQQAHPRLHALLGEFGRRTGVPLLINTSFNDREPIVGTPAHALATFLRAEIDALVLEDRLLVKQTSAAPSVLRNRRSPAGTGGSVGGPSS